A segment of the Chryseobacterium scophthalmum genome:
TGGTTTTAGTCGTTAAACCTTTTCCTTCTTTAGAGAAAATAACTATTTCTTCAAGCTTATCTACGGGTTGAAGCTGGAAATTAAGTGTTTTTGAATTGTTTAAAGTAACATCAAGCTCTTTTTCCTGATAATTGGAGTGGATGATTTTTATGTGATGCTTTCCTTCGCTTAAAACTAATGTCGCATTACCATTTTCATCCGTAACTGTAGAGTTTTGAGAACTTTTTACAGTAACACCTTTCAGTTTTTGCTGATTTTCGCCGGAAATACTAAGGCTTAATTGTAATTTCTCGTTTTGAGCCAATAAAAGTTGAGAGCCGAAGAAAAAAAGTAATATAAATGTTAAGAGCCTGATCATCATTATTTTAGTTTGTCGAATGCAAAATCGACCGCAAAAGTAGGAATTAAATTTGCGGATATGAAATTTATTTAGAACAAATTAAAATAACTGACAAATGTCAGACAAGATATAAGGGAACTTTTTAGACTATAAAATATTAACCTCTCTTTCCAATTCAATACCGAATTTTTCTTTAACGGAATCAATAATTAATGTTGAGAAATCAAAAATTTCTTTCCCGGAAGCATTACCCGTTGCATTAATAATCACTAAAGACTGTAATTGATGAGAAGCTACGTTTCCGATTTGTTTTCCTTTCCAGCCGCATTGTTCAATAAGCCAGCCTGCAGGAATTTTTACAAAATTTCCGTTCGGATAACCTTGAATGTTTTCGAATTTTAATTTTAAACCTTCAAACTGTGTTAAAGGAATAGTGGGGTTTTTAAAAAAACTTCCAGCGTTACCAATTTTTTTAGGATCGGGAAGTTTGCTTTGTCTGATGTTAATAACGGCTTTTGAAACATCCTGAATTGTTGGATTTTTTATTCCTAAATTTTCCAGTTCAGATTTTATAGCGCCGTATTCGGTTTTAATGGTGTGGTTTTGAGTGGTTAATTTAAAACTCACTTCCAAAATCACATATTTATTTTTTCCTTCCTGTTTGAAAATAGAATCTCTGTACCCGAATCTGCATTTTTCCAGATCAAAATTTTCAACTTCTAATGTCTGTAAATTCAAAACTTTACAGCTTAAAAAATGATCTTTTATTTCGGTTCCGTAAGCTCCGATATTCTGCATTGGTGAGGTTCCTACATTTCCAGGAATTAAAGAAAGATTTTCAAGTCCGCCATAATTTTTATTCAGGCAAAACATGACGAATTCATGCCAGTTTTCTCCGGCTTTTGCTGTTACTAAAACTTCATTTTCATTTAAAAATTCTTCAGAAATTCCCTTTAAATTTAATTGTATCGCTAAACCTTCAAAATCTTTTGTAAACAAGATGTTGCTTCCGCCACCCAAGAATAGGAGTGGGAGAGTTTGAGTGTGGGAGAGTTTTAGAGTTTCAATTAATTCTTCTACAGTATTTACTTCAACAAAATATTTTGCTTTTGCTTCTACTCCAAAAGTATTGAAAGGTTTTAGTGAAAAATTTTCCTGCATTGGATTTAGTAAATGTTTAGAATTAATTTGAAAATAAAATTTTAATGATATTCCTGAGGAATAATTTTTAAAAGCTCTTGCTTGAAACGGGCAAACTGATTATAATGAACATCGTTTTGTGCGTTGACGTAAACGTGAGATTTTTTATTGGTTTTAATCTGAAAACTCTCGTCAATACCATCAATTGGTTGAATACTTGGTGAACTTTCGATGCCGTCCAAATTTCTAATTTTAAAAGAAGAAGTCATGCTTTTCCAGGTCTCCGGTTCGATGGCAGAATGCCATTCTTTGTGCTTCTTTGTTGAGGTTGCTCCGGTTTCAAAATGAATTGAGTCTTTCGTAACTTTTATCACTCTGTAAAAACCTAACTGACCACCAATTTCCGATAAACCAATAAATGTGATTTCTTCGGTTTTAGAATCTGGTTTTTTATCAGCGGCTTTTTCACTGCATGAAAAAAAAATCAGCAGTAAAAACATTGAAACGAAAATTTTCAAATCACTTATTTTTACTGCTGACATATTTGTACTATTAAAGATTGAACTCTAATTTATATTTTTCAAGCGCATGTTTTAAGATCTCTGCACTTTTTCTTAAATCTTCTTCTTTCAAAACGTAAGCAATTCTCACCTGTTTTTTTCCTAATTCAGGATCGCTGTAAAACCCTCCTGCAGGTGCAACCATAATGGTTTCATTGTTCAGGGTGTATTTTTCAAGAAGCCATTGCGCGAATTTTTCAGTATCATCTACCGGAAGTTCGGCAACACAGTAGAATGCTCCTTTTGGTTTAGGGCAAATAACTCCCGGAATTGCATTCAGCAAATCAACCAAAACATTTCTTCTGTGAGTATATTCTTCTCTTACAGCTCTGATGTAAGCTCCATCATTTTGGTGAGCGGCAGTTGCAGCGATTTGTCCCAAAAGTACCGGGCTTAATCTTGCCTGAGCAAAAAGCATTGCTGCATCGTGAATCTTTTTTGAACGGGTAATTAAACATCCGATTCTTACCCCACACATTGAATAACGCTTAGATTCTGAATCGATAATGATACAGTTTTCTGCCAATTCAGGGAAAGCAAGCATTGAAACTTGCTGTTTTCCGTCATATACATATTCTCTGTAAACCTCGTCGGAAATAACAACAATGTCATATTTTAAAGCAATTTCAGCTAACTTCTGAAGTTCTTCACGGGTGTAAAGATATCCTGTAGGATTTCCAGGGTTACAAATAACGATTGCTCTTGTTTTAGCAGTGATTTTTTTCTCAAATTCTTCAATCGGAGGAAGTGCAAAACCAGTGTCAATAGAAGAAGGAATTGCAACTACATTCACATTGAATGTGCTTGTAAATCCGTTATAATTTGCATAATATGGTTCTGGAATAATTACTTCATCGCCGTCATCACAAAGAGTAGAAATAGCGAAATTTAAAGCTTCAGATCCACCGTTTGTTACAATGAAATTATCTGGAGTAAGATCTGTAAAATCTAAAGAATGATAATATTCTGTAAGCGCTTTTCTGTATTCAATATTTCCTTCTGAAAGGGCATATTCCAAAACTTTTAAATCAATGTTTTTTAAAGCATTCAAAGCGGTTTCAGGAGTTTCGATATCCGGTTGCCCGATGTTAAGGTGATATACTTTTGTACCTCTCTGTTTAGCCTGTAAGGCAAAAGGAACCAGTTTTCTTACCGGTGAAGGCGGCATCTGTTGTGCTCTGTTTGAAATGTTTGGCATTGTCTAAAATTTGTATGCACAAAAATAACAAAATATTTCGGCTCATAAGAATATATCTGAACTGATATTGGGAATATTATGTGGTAGATATTAATTATGTTATTAATGTTAATAATTCAAAAAAAACGCAATTTAAAATTGTATAAACATTTATGTTTTGATTATAATGTGTTAATATTTTAATTGTATTAAAAATAATTCAAAATTAATATTGTGTTTTTAGATTTAATTCATAGTTTTACGCCGAACTAAATAAAATAAATATTCTATGAAAGGAAAAAGACTCTTTGGATTGGTTAATCTATGTGCGCTTTTCTATGCACCGATGGTGTTTGCTCAATATTACCACCCTGTTGCTGTAAATGGATTTACACAAGATGTAATTGCTAATGGAGTAGGAAATGCTTCTTCTAGTACAACGGCTTCTGTAGACGCAGTTGATTACGCTTATGTCTCAAAAGATTTTAAAGCTACAGCAACAAGTCCTGCGCTTACTTACGGACTTCCTGTTTCGGGTCAATTTATGAGTGTTGTCGGTACAACTCCGGGATTGACGTATCAATTAGCATCTTATAATAGCAGTAATGCTTTAAAGCTAAACGCTGTTTCTGATTCCGGAACTTTAACTTTTAATACACCAACCGCAGCATTTAATTTATATTTTCTGGCAACAGGCGGAAGTGGATCAGGTGTTGTAAGTGCTGTTGTTAATTTTACAGATGGAACCAACCAGACGTTTACAAGTTTATCAGTTGGGGATTGGTATGATCAAACGAATTTTGCAATACAGGGAATTGGAAGAATCAAAATTACCACTAATGCATTGGAAGATGGAGGAGGTACAAATCCTAGAATTTATCAGATTCCTTTAGCAATATCGGCAACGAATCAATCTAAAACTGTACAAAATATTACTTTTAGTAAAACTTCTGGAACTGGTTTTATCAATATCTTTGGTGTTTCAGCAAACAGATTTACAACTTGTCTGGCGCCAACTGCAGTTACAGCTTCAGCGGTTACGGTGAGTTCTGCGACTCTTACATGGACTGCTCCTGCTACAGTACCTACTAATTACGATATTTATTATACTTCTTCTACAGTTGCGCCAAATAGCAGTACAGCACCTACTGCATCTGGTGTTACCGGACTTACTACAAATATCACTAGCGGAATTGCGCCTATGACCAAGTATCATGTTTGGATAAGATCAAACTGTGGTGGATCTGTGGGAGAATGGGCTTATGGAACAACTTTTACAACACCTTGTTCAACTTTTACAGTACCTTATTCTGAAAATTTTGATACTACATCAATTGGATCTACTTCGAATACCAATGCACCAATGTGCTGGTCGTATTTAGAAACAAGTGGATTTGCAGGATATGGATATGTTACCAATAGCAACTCAAATTCGCCAACAAATAGTTATTATTTATCTAATACTTCGGCAAGTACAGGTAATCAAATGTTAGTGTCGCCTCAAACAGTTGCTTTGTCTGATGGAACCAAGAGAGTGAAATTTTATGCAAAAGGTAGCGCAAACTATACTTTACAAGTAGGAACTTTGACTAATCCTTCAGATCCGTCAACCTTCGTTTCATTTAATACAACAACTATTACGGCAAATCATGCTCAGTATACTGTTAATATTCCATCGGGAGGAGGTTCTTATTTAGCTTTCAGACATAATTTGGGAGGAACTTACAGAACAATTTATCTTGATGACATTACGGTGGAGGCTATTCCTTCTTGTGTAGAGCCAGTTTCGCTTGCGGTTACAGGACAAACAATGAATTCGGTAGGCTTATCTTGGACTGATACAGCAACCGTTCCTGTAAATAATTATGATATTTATTATAGTACAACCAATGTAGCTCCTACTGTAAGTACTGTTTTAAATGCTACCAACTCTGTAACTTCTTCTACAACTACAGTTACGGTTCCGGGATTAGCTTCTGAAACAGTTTATTATTTCTGGGTTAGATCTCGTTGTTCAGCTACGAATCAAAGTATTTGGGTAGGATCGGTTAATGCTTTTACTGGATATTGTTTACCATCTTCTTCTAACCAAAATTCTTGGATCTCTGCATTTACTTCTACAGGAGCTGTTACAAATATGGCATATTCTTCAGCAACTGCTGTTGCGGGAACCAATGGATACCGAAATTTATCTGCAACTACCAATACAATTTCAAATATTGCAGGAAGTACAACTTCAATTTCTATGACAGCGGGCGGACCAACTTGTGGAATGGCAGTTTGGGTTGACTGGAATAATGATCTAGTATTCAGTTCTACTGAAAGAATGTATGTTACAAGTACATATGAAACAACTACACCTTCTACCGCGTCAATTACTATTCCGGCAGGAACGGCTCTAGGAAATTACAGAATGAGAGTAATGTGTGATTACAATGCAACGGCGCCTTCTAATGCTTGTGGGCCAACTACTAGAGGAGAGTATCTTGATTTTAAACTTCAGGTAGTAGATGTATTAGGAACTTCAGATCTTACTACAAAGAATAAGGAGGTTTCTATTTATCCAAATCCGTTCAGTGATGTAGTTTACATTTCTGAAACTAAAGATTTGAAAACGGTAAAAGTATTCGACTTAACAGGAAGAGCAGTGAAAACAATAGAAAATCCTACGAAAGAAATCAGTTTAGGCTCATTAAATTCAGGACTTTATTTGATTACCATGTATTTCAAAGACGGTTCTAAAAATACGGTGAAAGCCATTAAAAAGTAAATTATTTTTGAATTATTTTTTTTTAACAGTCTTACATTTTTGTAAGGCTGTTTTTATTTTCGGTAGATTATTAATTTAATAAAGTCTTTTATTTTTAAATTTGATAAAAATTAAAACAATGCAAATTCCATCAACATCAGTAGAAGATTATATATCAAAAATTCCGCAAGAAAGACAGGAGATTTTCAAAAAAATGTTTGATACAGTTAATGATAATCTACCTCAGGGTTTTGAGAAAGGTGTCAGTTATGGAATGGTCGGTTGGAATGTTCCTTTAGAAACTTTTCCTGCAGGTTATCATTGCACACCTGGTTCGGCGCTTCCTTTTATGGGAATGGCTTCGCAGAAAAATTTTATCGCCTTATATCATATGGGAATGTATGCAAAACCTGAACTTTTAGACTGGTTTGTGGCAGAGTTTCCTAAGCATTCAAAAAGAAAACTGGATATGGGAAAATCGTGTATCCGTTTCAAAAAAATGGATGAAATTCCTTTTGAATTAATTGCCGAACTAAGTAAAAAAATGACTGTAGATGAATGGATCAATATTTATGAAAGTAATCTTAAAAAATAGATTTCTATTAAACTTAGTTCTCTTCTTTTCAATTTTACTTTTTGTTGTAAGCTGTAAAAATTCTCAGACTTTAGGTTTGAAAAATGGAGATTTATTATTTGTTACGGCAAAAGAAAGTGGTTTGTCTGGTGCAATCAATAATGTGACTCAAAAACAGGAAGATGCTTCGTTTGATCATATTGGAATTTTACAAAAAGATAAGAACGGAACTTTTGTTCTTCATGCTGCTCCGAAAGGAGGTTCTCAAAAACAGAATTTAAATGAATTTCTAAAAGATCAGGCGAATGACGGACAAAAAGTTGTTGCTTACAGATTAAAACCTCAGTATCAGAAAAATATTCCTGATGCCATCGAAAAGGCAAATTCTATGTTGGGAAAGCCTTATAATTTCAACTATATTTTAGATGAAAATTCCTATTACTGTTCAGATTATATCGAAAGAGCATTTAGAAAAGATAAAATATTCACATTAGAACCAATGACTTTCGTTGATCCTAAAACAGGAAAAACAAATGTGTTTTGGGAAGAGTTTTATGCTAAAAAAAATCTAAAAGTTCCGGAAGGAGAGCTGGGCTGTAACCCGAATGGTTTGGCTGCTTCAGATAAAATTGAAAGAATAAAAGAGCTATAATAATCTTTTTTTTTGCCACGAATGCACGAATTTAATTTCAACTAGAATGAATGATATTCGTGCATTCGTGGCTTTTTTATATTCATTTGAGTCTTATAAAAATGGGAGAAACTGAAAGGCTTCTCTTTTTTTATGTTAAAATTAAAAAATATTAGTCTACTAATTTGGTGGACTAATATTTTTTTATACTTTTGTGAAAGAATTAATGAGAAAATATTTAAAAATATGTAATTCAGAAAGTATTATTTAATCAAAAATGTTTTAGTTATGATTACAACCAATGTGCAGGCTTTGCCAAAAAATGTAAACCTTATCAGGAAAGAACTGATCCTTGAAGTAGAACTGAATGGGAAAATGAAATTCGATCATCTTTTAAATGCTATTTATCAGCAGATGGGAATTTGTTACAAAGTATTAAGCGCAAATGTGGAGTATATGAACGGAAACAATTTTGGCTCATTTCAATTATACATCAATGCAACAGATGAAGAATCTCAGGAATTAGAATTTTTCCTTAATCATAATAAACTCTTGAATACCACTGTCGAATATACCTGCAGAAAGTATTCATAAAGCTGTACGTCCATATAGTTTGAGGAGCGTTCAATTTATTGAGCGCTTTTTTTATTGGATTTTATATTGAAACATGTGATTTTATTGATTTAGGAAATTGTGACGTAAAGAATCTCTAATTAAATAGTAATATTTAAGCATTGTCAGACTGAGCGGAGTCGAAGCTTAAAAAAATATATAAATCAATTAGTTGATTTTCAGAAATCTGTGTAATTGAAAACCCTTTGTGTTCTTTACTGAGTGAAACGCCTTTGCGAACTTAAAAACAGATAATTGTTAATAAAACTTTGTAAACTTTGCGTTAAAATCAAGCATTGTGATAGATCATAAATAATCAAATTGAATTATTGATGAAATTCAAATTTTTATTCAGTTCTCCAAGAAAAAGATTATTTTTAATCTAAATTAAATTACAAAATTATGATTGCACTTATTATTGGTGGTGTTTTGGTTATTGCCTTACTTTACGGAGTATCTATCTACAATCGCCTCGTAAAATTGAGAAATCTTGTTCAGGAAGCTTGGAGTAGTATTGATGTAATGCTTAAAAAACGTCACGATTTAATCCCAAATTTGGTTGAAACTGTAAAAGGTTACGCTACTCACGAGCGTGAAACTCTTGAAAATGTTACCAAAGCAAGAAATTTGGCAGTGGGAGCAGATTCTGTGGAAGCTAAAGAAGCAGCAGAAAAAAATCTGAACCAGGCAATGGTAAATTTATTTGCAGTTGCAGAGCAATATCCCGATCTGAAAGCTAATGCGAACTTCCAGCAACTGCAGGCTGAGCTAAGTTCAATAGAAAACGATATAGAAAAATCCAGAAGATATTACAACGGAACGGTAAGAGAAAACAATACTTTGGTAGAGTCTTTCCCAAGCAATATTGTCGCCAATATGTATAAATTTGAAAAGTCTAAATTCTTCGAGCTTGAAAATATTGCCGAAAGAGAAGTTCCTAATGTAAAATTCTAAGGAATGAAAAAGCTTATAGCATTTCTTTTTCTTATTTTCTTTTCTCTGGGTTTTGCACAGGATGCTGTAGGAGCTGTAGCTGTTGGTGAAGAACAGAGCGGTTTTGTAAGTGGTCCTGAAAAGATTCTGTCTTTTCATGCAGACATTGATGTCGATAAAAATTCGGGAGTGAGCATTACTGAAAAAATAAAAGTTCACAGTGAAGGTAATGAAATTAAACGTGGGATTTTCCGCTCACTGCCTTTGGTAAGAAATCTGAATGACAGAACTCAAAAAGTAAAATACAACATCGTTTCGGTAAAGAAAGATGGTGTTGATGAAGATTTTCACGAAGAAATTGAGGACGGCTATCTCAAAGTGTATGTGGGAAATAAGGATGTAATTTTGTCTCCGGGAGATTATAATTATGAAATAA
Coding sequences within it:
- a CDS encoding LemA family protein, producing the protein MIALIIGGVLVIALLYGVSIYNRLVKLRNLVQEAWSSIDVMLKKRHDLIPNLVETVKGYATHERETLENVTKARNLAVGADSVEAKEAAEKNLNQAMVNLFAVAEQYPDLKANANFQQLQAELSSIENDIEKSRRYYNGTVRENNTLVESFPSNIVANMYKFEKSKFFELENIAEREVPNVKF
- the murB gene encoding UDP-N-acetylmuramate dehydrogenase, which encodes MQENFSLKPFNTFGVEAKAKYFVEVNTVEELIETLKLSHTQTLPLLFLGGGSNILFTKDFEGLAIQLNLKGISEEFLNENEVLVTAKAGENWHEFVMFCLNKNYGGLENLSLIPGNVGTSPMQNIGAYGTEIKDHFLSCKVLNLQTLEVENFDLEKCRFGYRDSIFKQEGKNKYVILEVSFKLTTQNHTIKTEYGAIKSELENLGIKNPTIQDVSKAVINIRQSKLPDPKKIGNAGSFFKNPTIPLTQFEGLKLKFENIQGYPNGNFVKIPAGWLIEQCGWKGKQIGNVASHQLQSLVIINATGNASGKEIFDFSTLIIDSVKEKFGIELEREVNIL
- a CDS encoding DUF1801 domain-containing protein, with product MQIPSTSVEDYISKIPQERQEIFKKMFDTVNDNLPQGFEKGVSYGMVGWNVPLETFPAGYHCTPGSALPFMGMASQKNFIALYHMGMYAKPELLDWFVAEFPKHSKRKLDMGKSCIRFKKMDEIPFELIAELSKKMTVDEWINIYESNLKK
- a CDS encoding NIL domain-containing protein, whose translation is MITTNVQALPKNVNLIRKELILEVELNGKMKFDHLLNAIYQQMGICYKVLSANVEYMNGNNFGSFQLYINATDEESQELEFFLNHNKLLNTTVEYTCRKYS
- a CDS encoding GEVED domain-containing protein encodes the protein MKGKRLFGLVNLCALFYAPMVFAQYYHPVAVNGFTQDVIANGVGNASSSTTASVDAVDYAYVSKDFKATATSPALTYGLPVSGQFMSVVGTTPGLTYQLASYNSSNALKLNAVSDSGTLTFNTPTAAFNLYFLATGGSGSGVVSAVVNFTDGTNQTFTSLSVGDWYDQTNFAIQGIGRIKITTNALEDGGGTNPRIYQIPLAISATNQSKTVQNITFSKTSGTGFINIFGVSANRFTTCLAPTAVTASAVTVSSATLTWTAPATVPTNYDIYYTSSTVAPNSSTAPTASGVTGLTTNITSGIAPMTKYHVWIRSNCGGSVGEWAYGTTFTTPCSTFTVPYSENFDTTSIGSTSNTNAPMCWSYLETSGFAGYGYVTNSNSNSPTNSYYLSNTSASTGNQMLVSPQTVALSDGTKRVKFYAKGSANYTLQVGTLTNPSDPSTFVSFNTTTITANHAQYTVNIPSGGGSYLAFRHNLGGTYRTIYLDDITVEAIPSCVEPVSLAVTGQTMNSVGLSWTDTATVPVNNYDIYYSTTNVAPTVSTVLNATNSVTSSTTTVTVPGLASETVYYFWVRSRCSATNQSIWVGSVNAFTGYCLPSSSNQNSWISAFTSTGAVTNMAYSSATAVAGTNGYRNLSATTNTISNIAGSTTSISMTAGGPTCGMAVWVDWNNDLVFSSTERMYVTSTYETTTPSTASITIPAGTALGNYRMRVMCDYNATAPSNACGPTTRGEYLDFKLQVVDVLGTSDLTTKNKEVSIYPNPFSDVVYISETKDLKTVKVFDLTGRAVKTIENPTKEISLGSLNSGLYLITMYFKDGSKNTVKAIKK
- a CDS encoding YiiX/YebB-like N1pC/P60 family cysteine hydrolase produces the protein MNGSIFMKVILKNRFLLNLVLFFSILLFVVSCKNSQTLGLKNGDLLFVTAKESGLSGAINNVTQKQEDASFDHIGILQKDKNGTFVLHAAPKGGSQKQNLNEFLKDQANDGQKVVAYRLKPQYQKNIPDAIEKANSMLGKPYNFNYILDENSYYCSDYIERAFRKDKIFTLEPMTFVDPKTGKTNVFWEEFYAKKNLKVPEGELGCNPNGLAASDKIERIKEL
- a CDS encoding pyridoxal phosphate-dependent aminotransferase encodes the protein MPNISNRAQQMPPSPVRKLVPFALQAKQRGTKVYHLNIGQPDIETPETALNALKNIDLKVLEYALSEGNIEYRKALTEYYHSLDFTDLTPDNFIVTNGGSEALNFAISTLCDDGDEVIIPEPYYANYNGFTSTFNVNVVAIPSSIDTGFALPPIEEFEKKITAKTRAIVICNPGNPTGYLYTREELQKLAEIALKYDIVVISDEVYREYVYDGKQQVSMLAFPELAENCIIIDSESKRYSMCGVRIGCLITRSKKIHDAAMLFAQARLSPVLLGQIAATAAHQNDGAYIRAVREEYTHRRNVLVDLLNAIPGVICPKPKGAFYCVAELPVDDTEKFAQWLLEKYTLNNETIMVAPAGGFYSDPELGKKQVRIAYVLKEEDLRKSAEILKHALEKYKLEFNL